TTATAGGttacaaaaaaatgtgtgggcttgaaaagaaaacttaaaaatgGTAAGTCAAGGCAATGTGTAGTGTTAGTCTTTAGACAATGTGATTAAATTGTCAACACAACAAGCAAGATTGCAACGAAGATTTGGAAATTCTTTGCTTAGACTTGGCTACTCACTTGACTGTGAGTCAACTGTATATTTTGCGATACAATATTTGAATTTGAAGAATCTTGCAACTGAGAAATATCTTCCATGTAATATTAGTTATAATAGCAAACGAAACTAACCACAACATTAAATACAGTGAacataaaaaagcaacaaaaaaacccccaaacatgaTCAGCGTTGTTGTCAAGTGGTTTATTGCTAAAGACGTTATGTCTCAAAAACAGTGTGAATATTTAAGTTTCTCTCATTTGTAGCCATAGGATTGCCCACTGATTGCCCACTGATGACAAATTTATCCATTGATCCAAACAATAtggagtaatatgttgtgggcCACCTTTAATAAAGGTGAAACACGATTATGTTGTGGGTAATATGTTGTGGGCCAAAAGGGTTACTCCAGGACAGTGGGACTGTCCTGGAGTAACCCTTTTGTTTGGGctcttccttttcttctgtGTTCACAGGACTGGTtcatctgttgttgttttcttgcttGAAGGCAGAGATAAGAGGAAGAGGTGGGAACTTCTTTGGAAATTTCTTTTTATATCACTTAAGAATGTATAGATACAGTTTACATGTAGATAAGGTCACATTAAAGCGTGAGTCACACTAGCTCCAGATTTAATCAgatgcagtttgttttgttttctaacaTGTCTAACTGATTTAAACACCATGTGGAAACTATGTTAACGTTTTCTTGAAGGGGACATCAGTGATTCCCTTTAATTTTGGTATTTCTTTAGATGAGGGAAAGTACCAACCCTGAAATCAGAGAAATTTCATGTAGACAAATGCATAAAGCTACCAGGTTGTCTCGGTACTCATTAGAGATTTAATAGGAAAGCAGATCACtgctatattttattttattttatatatttttcataaatatgtgtaaaaatgtaTAATTCCTGTTATTTTAACTTCTATTGCAAGGCTCATTAAATAAGTCCCTCCTtgctttaatattttctttcaaTGCATTGTTGAGGCAGGAAGCTTTCCCTGGCACCCTTGGACCCACATTGAAACCTAGCAgctaaactgaaactgaaaacttAACAGTAAACTGCAATTTAACTGGTTGCTGCTACTTTAAATCATTAACAACTTGACATCATGACCTTATCTGTGCAGTTTAGAAAGAGGCTACTCCTTTCTTCATTTATATTCCAACGACTGATGGCATCTAGATGCATGTCAAAAATGAGTATTTTAAAGTTAGGCTACATCCAGGCACTCTATGATAAATAAGGACAGAGGCTCCAGCAGCTGAGATATTTTTGGAaagtaaggaaaaaaatatacaaaaacatcCAAACTGATAACAGGTCATCTTTTTATTCAGCAAATTAAATTATGTGTCATTAATTTACACATAAATCAGTTTatcctttgtgtttattctcatTAGAGTATGCTCATATAAAAGCAAGAGTTATGTTAAGTAGACACATCACGTGTTTGCAGAGCTGTTATTATTAAAGGCTTAGTGATAGATGATTGTGCatataaacattattttataacatttaCCTGCAATCTACTAGTTCTTGAACTTTCCTTGAACTTTCAttcttttagttatttttaatcattattatACCCACTCATAGTTACTTTACTATAATGTTGAAAATAACAATAGTGCAACGTGTCTGTAGCCTCAGATATGAACTTTCTTATTTGGGACAATCTTTTGGTATATAAAGCTGTATACACATGTATTGTGGTCTCTCaggtctctctgtctttcttgcTCGTGCTTTTGGATTACCTATAGCAATAGACCCCATAAACATGTGTGTTCTTGTCTGGGAATCCAAATGACCGTACTCCTGCCTCTGGAATGCCTCCACAGCGCTCCCTGGGGTTACTGATGGGAAACCGAACACTGCCATCTTTTAACCAACCGGCATCGCACTGGTCAAAGTTATGGAAATGCCAGGCAGCATAAAGCTGGCCGACCAATGCCATCTCAGCTCCCTGATTTTTACAAGTGTGTCCGGCCTGTTCGAAGGAGAAAGCCCCAGCTATGTAGAAGACGGAGCCTGTGGGAGCAGGAAACATTTGTAGGAGATATAAAGAATAAgtaattatttaaatgctgacaaaaagaaaatatgcaaCTATTTAAATGTCCTTGTTGTTTTACAAGTCCAAACATGTCTGTCATATTTTCAACAGTAAGAGTGGGAGTATCAGTAGGGCTTTCCAGCTGGAGAGACAAACAAGCATTTTCCCACTGAACATGTTTCCATCATGTCACAAcaagtgatgggatttccggctctttttagagatccggctctttcggctcggctcactaaaaagagctggctctttcggctcccaaccggctcttcaggttgttttgttgctttaattaattaattatcaacaacaatataaaattatgcacaaaaggaattagtaatgtaaaaaaacgtggttttctttatgtatgtttatatataaatatttatggggACCCCTAGAGAcgaaacacgtacaaactccaaagcacaatattaatacacaaacactcacacacacacacacacacacatatatatatatatatatatatatatatatatatatatatatatatatatatatatatatatatatatgtatatatatatatatatataaaaacacccagcacgcccctgcgggcggtttatccttcaagctcgggtcctctaccagaggcctgggagcttgagggtcctgcgcagtatcttagctgttcccaggactgcgctcttctggacagagatctccgatgttgttcccgggatctgctggagccactcgcctagcttgggagtcaccgcacctagtgctccgattaccacggggaccaccgttaccttcaccctccacatcctctcgagctcttctctgagcccttggtatttctccagcttctcgtgttccttcttcctgatattgctgtcattcggaaccgctacatcgatcactacggccgtcttcttctgtttgtctaccaccactatatatatatatatatatatatatatatatatatatatatatatatatattcaaataatttttaaaaaaaagttcatttacctgttactaccacacacccaATCCGattgttggtacttcctggcttgtgtagccactaggtaacaaaagctcaacacagctcctagcatcctggagcacttccgttgtgttttggagtttgtacgtgctttgtctctaggggccactgtaaatctacttttatttattcactccacataaaatgtaataaataaattataaagtacaaaaaccaactatttacatttcatacatttcaacttttaactacttaaattttcagctttttccttttaaacaaatttaaagtgaaacaacacaaaacactgcaaaccacaagacaataaaatataaattaaaatatggaaaaaaagggggaaaaaagaacaccCAGATCTTTAATTAAGGGAAAGGTTGGCATTTAGAAATATTAATATCACACTCAACTGACTGCGTTTTATCTTCCCATTGCACTGATGGGTGGACAGTTCTTAGGTGCCTGTGCATGTTGTTTGTGGAGCTCTATATGATATCCTTTTCTTGTAGACTCTACACTCTGCCTTTGTTTTGTCAATACGATTGAAATGGTTCCAgactttgcttcttttcttggtgTCACTCATTTACTTTACTGTACCTTTCCAATGTGACGGTGTTGTCTCTTGTTGTTGCTCCCGGCtgtctttctttccctcctgcTCTTGTTGTGTGCTACTGCTgttgcgagtgtaactaccgtcCCCGCCCCCTCAGCTCAGCTCAGCGCTGAGCAGAGGGGCGCAAACGCAAGTCCCTGTTTGGCGTCTCTGCTCAGCGCAAACACAAGGGTGACTTGCAgcgtaaagcaaaaaaaagtgaaagagagggcaagagaaagaaaaaaacccacggctcccaataaggagccggctcgcatcgttcacttcaaagacccggctctaagagccatttcattCACCCATCACTAGTCACAACAGCACCTACTATCAATACTGCTTTTGTGTGGTAGGTATTAAAGGGCAGATTGTTTCTACTGAGAATCTGGATTCAGTATCACTGCActcaaacataaacaatcatCAATAAAAAATTAAGAAGCAACACCCTTTAGACCATGGCTCTACTGGCGTCACCAAGAAATCCAAAGTGTGGTGACTTTCTGGGATCTGGGTGTGTTTGAGGTGCACTGCTCGGGTTTCTAAAGGGggaactctttttttaaaatgatcactGCATAGATTTttgaattttcttgtttttatgactttttctctggtggtttaataaatttgttaaacactgtataactgtatacaaaaaatattatattttctaAGGATTCATCAAAAGTACTGTGGGTTGAGTCAGTTTATTTTGTCACTTTGACTCATAGAAGTTCAGAATTGTTTTCTCATAATTACGAGTGTAACCAAGAGTGCATACAGCCTACAGGAGTGCCTAAGGCAGGATGAGGAAGCCAGCTTAAAAGCGCTAAAACCTGCATTTCTTGGAAAAGTCACACAAGGCTGTTTCTCAACTGGTAACAGCTGTAAGATgagtgacagtttttttttctattttagtaATTTACTTGTTTTGTTAAGTGTTGATATAGACAACTTGGGTCATTTTTATTGAATTACACAAAATATAACTTGTTGCTGTGTGGTACATGAAgcttgttttttagttttggtGAGTTAAATTAACTTCACACTCCACCCTCACAAATAAAATAGGCTGTTTTAGGTTTCACAAAACCAACATTCCAGGAGTCAAAAGGCTAATGAGGATATAAAACCACTGGGTATGGTCACAATgtctatgtccatcttttataaacAGTCTATTGTGTGACATTCTGTACTTTATCTGGTGTTAAATTATTTCTTAAAGAGTTAGTATTATTTGATTCCTTTTCTATTTTGAAGAACTCCCATGTGAAGACCAAACACACACTAGCCTCTCAATACTTCCACGCCTTGTTATGTGACTCTCTCGGCTTCTGCTCATTGGTTCTTTCTGAAGATACAGTGTCCCAAAAAGAAATTTATGTGAAGGATTGTAAATGAAACGCAGGATGCTGTGATTTTAAACAAGTGTAttacaacataaataaataatagcatTTGGATCAGTGATTCTATATTTCAAACAGTTTGAgatttgaaaaatatttaaccacacAAAAAACTGGAAGAGTAGAAAAGTTTGTTTCCTAACTTACCAGATGTCTGCGAAGTGAAGCAAAAAGCATCAAACCGAtcattgtttttatcttttgggCCATAACTGCGGATGCCTGAAGGCAACTCGCCTCCACAAACTGGTCGTGGGTGAATAATCGGATAATGAACAGTGCCATCATGGAGCCAACCTGCGTTGCACCAATCCAAACCCTCAGTCCAAGCTGCAGGAAGAGACAAAATAATAAAGCTGGACAAGCAGTAGATAGCACTTGTTGATTCGGAATAAATGCTTTGAACAGTGTGTGGGGTACCTCTGTAAAGCTGGCTGTATGTGGCTAATGTGCCATCTTGTGCAGCACAAGCCTCTTTTGCTTCTTGGTAATTGAATCTGTAACGGCCATCTTTACTCTGATACGGGAAGACCACACCTACAAAGAGAAGGCCCGCTGTCAGTGCTGGTTTTTCTCTGCCCATGCAAAATGAGTGCCCCTATGAAGCTATGACAACATTTCAAAATAGCCTGTATATCTTTCACATCAGCGGTTCTCAGACTATTTTTCTTGAtaagcaggagaaaaaaatatccaaGCTGAACCATAAAAACATGGGTAAACCttattttctttacaaaaaaaatcatttttattctcatgtgtgtgtttttgcccCATGACCTACCAATAGCTCAAACCACTATTTTACCAGAAATAGCCTTTTTTAGCTAGTGTATACCACACGAATAATCAGACATGTACCAATATCCTGAAAAAGCagatacaaaaaatattttaccttCAATCCTCAAAGTAATGGTGACGCTCTCATCCTCAATGCCATTGACCAGCTCACAGCGATACGTGCCTTCATCTTCCAGCTCAAGACGGCCGAGGTGCAGGGAGGCGTCCATGGCATGAGCCTTACGCAGAAAAGCTCGCTGTCCAAGATGGCCGTATGGCTTGAATTCATGTGCATTGGATATCATGATAATATTTTCTGGTCCAACCTTCTCTGGTTCAATTTTTGTCCATTTAACCTTGTAATGGCTGGGTTTGGTTCTGAGGATACATGGTAAGGTGACATTATCTCCTCTTTGACCAGTGACGTCTGCAGACACAGGCAGCTCAAGAAGATACTTTAGTTTCTTGGAAGCTGTGGGCAAAAGAAAATCGAACATCATAAATAGAACACTAACATCAACCTCCCATGTGACAACCTTTTTGGGTAAAAGAACAACTTGTTTGCACTACACCGAGCAGTGCAGTGTAATTTTTCTGCAGTGCAAAAGTTAGATTTTTACCCTTTCAGGTTAAAGCTTTAAAATTTTCTTCACAAGACACTTTTTTTGGCAAAAATATTTGCATTGATAGCGTGTCAGTACCAACCAGAAAGTTTAGTATCTTTGAGCAAGATACTAAACCCCCAAGTTCTCCCTGATGCACTTTAAGTGCTCTGATTGAGTTCCACTCCATCTATGACTAGAAGTAGCCGTCTACATTGTATACAGTAacatatattcttttctttactTCACTGCACTGATAAAAAATATTCTCCTCATAATAAATACTGTGCTGAAGATGAAATATAGCCTATATTTGCATTTTACATAAGACAAACCAATCAGGAGTTCAATACTGGGCAATATTGGTaacatcatcaaatatgaattcattttcttctgttacaCAGATAAATTCACAGATTGCATCATTAAACATGACGTACGTTAGGCAGTAAATTAACAAGTATGTAAAGTAATCTCAGGTCAGTACATGAATATGTAACTGCAAACCATTGCCAAAACATCACCCATCATGTGAGAGTAATGGGATTTTACCTGCTCTCTCCGGTGTATATAAAGCTGAAGACCAGGTGAAGCACCTTGATATCAATAAAAGAATCACTGCACAGTTCATTATGAAGGGTgtcactcttcctcctcctgtgtTTCATGAGAAAACAGAATAATATTTTGTTGTCACAGATGGCCTGGCATCATCAATAAAACTTTAAGTTAAGAAAAATTGTGGTACATTTTACAGTCCAATATGTTTCCCAAATTTTAAATCGGAAATTggcaaagacaaagacaaaaacctgCGTAATTGAGAAGATACAGCCGTTCGGTCATCCTCCAGCATCCTCCAGCACAATGTTTTCAGTGTCCAATCAGAAAATTCTCTGGATAAAGCTTGACTTTGTTTCTCTACTATTTATCTCTGTTGGGTTCTCTGTCCAATCATCAAATGTTCAGCTGTCATCGGTCTCTAACTCTTACTCCCTCTCTTCCCTCGCTCTGGTCATATGGTCCACTCTGTAATCGACAGTGTGACTCTTGTAACCATACGAAGATCTGATACTCAcaagcttttgtgtttgttttcgttaatagtctttttttctttgtttttattaaatgtgaGACAAAATATGAACAACAAAAAGTTTTCTCAGAGGATTATAACTATGAATGAAACCAGCATTAGCACCTAAAATTCTACATTTTGGTGTTACAGGTCAAGGTGCAAACACTGATTTGTAAAACATGCCATTATCTGATTTGTTTGAGCTGACACATACTAAATCTGTCAGTGGTAGACGTTACTTTTAgaacatgaataaatgaattGTTTATTAATTGTCCATCAATGTCTTGATTGATCAATTACCAGATAGCAAAGTATCTATAATCTTATTCAATTCCTGTTTTAGATGACTGAAGAAACAATGAATATATACAAAGATGAGTTTTGTGTGTTGCTTCTTAAGAACACTTAAGAAGGAGAACCTTAATATtacacattaaaacaaagaaaagtattaACTTTGATCAAATCTGCACACTTTTCTTACATTCTCTTGTGCTGTCAAAAAACATATTGTACAATAAAGTGCACCGAGTGATGAGCCATCTCTGAACCCTGTAGACAACAAGTTAGCCTGTGTATTCTAACCTTTCCCATAAGGTCGTTGCCAAAGAGCACTATAGTGCGCATTGAGGCATCTTTGTTATTGCCCACATGGCTCTGGGGGCAGTGGGAGAGGAAGCTGTGTCGGACCTAGTTTCCTATTCCACCACGGTCCTCGGCACAAGGGCGGCATTGTGAGGGTTATGTTCTCCACACAGTGACAGCAGGcaggagacacacaaacagcgtccaatgtggaaaaaaagattaaatgatgggattcttctgtttttgctggTGTTGCTTCCCTATTGTGCTCCGTCATCAATGGGACTCTTTCATGTCCTCCAATTAGTATTCGCACAAACACCTCTAGGTGACAACAACCAAGTGGCTCTACAGAACTCTCTCCATATACAGTACCAATGCATTCATTACGTTGCTTCAGTTTGTTAAGGTTTGAAGGTATTCTTTTGTGCACAGCTATCTTCTGCACTTTGATTGGATGATTACAACTCTTTGATTCTTTCTTATTTCAGTAACTTTgcctgctgaaaaaaaaagctttacctGGCCTCACATTCTACTGGTATACAGAagagttcatggttgactcaaTGTGTCCTGTGGCTGGTGTCCCCAAACAAcactgttccagaagtcttttgATTTATTCAAATCAAAGTTTTCAAATCTATGCTATGTTGTCATGCTCCTAATAGAGAGAAGCTTTCTTCTGGTAACCCTTCCAACAAGTCCAATATATTCAGGCTTGTTTTATAATTGTTCTCTCATAGGTTTAATATTTAGCATTCAAACTAAATCCTgtagaacagcggtccccaaccttttttgcgccacggaccggtttatgcccgacaatattttcacggaccggcctttaaggtgtcgcggataaatacaacaaaataaaactagtaccggtaccgaaaaaaagaagatttattcataacacacgtgaaaagacccaggaaaaccgagttaacgataaaaacgataacaaaataacgctgaaaaccgataaaaaccctgaaaaccatacatttcatacCTCAGCCTTAACTCTcacggcctggtaccaaacgactcacggaccggtaccggtccgaggcccaggggttggggaccgctgctgtagaaCCTCTTTTGGGTGAACTGCCTATGAAGAGTCttgcattgtgttaacacagacCTGAATGTTCCAGATCAGCAAACTACATATACTCCTGCTTACAGTATATATAGGAGATCACACTTGTTGATGATCAGCTAATCAAGCGTATGGACTCCTATGAAAATGCAGCCTTTCATGGTCTTTGTGAGTGTTGATCTCCTGTCTATGAATAGAAACACCATTTTGCCATTATGCCATTTTGGGGCAGCTACACCAATTTATCATAGAacagaaaatcaaaaatcatCAGGATATTTGTTCTTCAGATTCTGGTTGCATTGTAACAGATAGCTGAATATTGCTTGCAGGGCTTTGTGCTGTTAGTGTGAATTTATGTTGCATAGAAAGAAATGTTGCCCTCTGCAGTTTAACTATAATAACGACAATAAGTAACTTTATTTTGTCATAGTGCCATCATGTGGtagttttaatacattttttttacgcCAAACTGTGATCTatatttttcaacatttttttaaattattctttaTTGAAAAATATACAGTTCAAAAACcctcacaaaactatttttgttctttttttcacttttcaactGTTTGGCTCATTTTCTTATACACGGCAGCTGCCTAAGGCTCAAAGCTACTTATTAAAGCCTGCAGGTAAATGCTCTTGCACTCTGTGacagttcatttcaattttgTTGATGGATGTGTTTTTGGTGTTTCGCAATTTACTTCTGAAGCTCTAAGCAGGGCTGCAAATCACAGAGTCAGTTAAAAGCATTCAACATTTTAATCTCTACACATTTGATAACCACTCAGTCCATCTAGAGTTGATGAGTGGGGCTAATATGAGAGCTGGTCGACCTGCCTGCAGCCCTGATGTAGTACTGATGCGTGACTCTGTTGACAAAATCTGTGAAAAAGTGCTGAGGTCATGAAAGTGCCTCATGGTAAAAGTATGTACTTTTTGCCAACATTTCTGAAACTTCATGTAAAGACACATCACCCTAACTTCTAACATACTTACAAATACCCTTCTTCTTGAATCCACTGCAGAGAGTGACAGTTTGTGACAGATTTACCTTCcttacagttttaaaaaaatccaatgcTAAGGAGTCACTGGAGGCACTTCCTTGTCTGACTAGGTTCCCCGTGTCTTCCTTGTGTGTAGGTggcttttttgtctttgcatttCATCTAAGTACCAGGAGTCTGAAATAAAACCTTTTGACCTTTTGATTCTTATGAGGCATAATGCATAATGATCTTTTATAAGAAATGTGAAAGCTGTTTTCCACTCCTTTCCTGCGCTAGTATAATTTTACACCAAGTAATGTGCATAAgtttacagcagaaatgtgtGAGACCAAAAGTGACATGTCTCTTTTTCACAGACAGCTGTTAGGAGAAATAATGtaggtttttttccctgttaCTTTCAGAGGTCCTTGTAAACTTTCACCGTCCTTGTAACCATAAACCCCATATGGGCACACACTGTTTCTTAGAAAACAGTTATCAGGAAATGTCAACTGACTGTTACACTGAAAATGAAGTTGCTGGtacttaaaacaaacacaagcttGTAAGATGTAGAGCTGAGGTGTACTACAGAGTCAGGTTGTAATTTTAGATGAGTTCATCAGTAAGGGCAAATGTTTTtacatgaaacaaaacacattttacacCATGCAGGCTGCCGGATGGAAACACCAGTCATTATTATCAGTCCTTTACTTATCTTTGTATACTtatcattcacccattcacatcccttcacattttccatgcTCAGTTGACTCAAATGTTACCAGTGAACATTTAGCAGCATTT
The DNA window shown above is from Astatotilapia calliptera chromosome 11, fAstCal1.2, whole genome shotgun sequence and carries:
- the hapln2 gene encoding hyaluronan and proteoglycan link protein 2; protein product: MTERLYLLNYAGGGRVTPFIMNCAVILLLISRCFTWSSALYTPERAASKKLKYLLELPVSADVTGQRGDNVTLPCILRTKPSHYKVKWTKIEPEKVGPENIIMISNAHEFKPYGHLGQRAFLRKAHAMDASLHLGRLELEDEGTYRCELVNGIEDESVTITLRIEGVVFPYQSKDGRYRFNYQEAKEACAAQDGTLATYSQLYRAWTEGLDWCNAGWLHDGTVHYPIIHPRPVCGGELPSGIRSYGPKDKNNDRFDAFCFTSQTSGSVFYIAGAFSFEQAGHTCKNQGAEMALVGQLYAAWHFHNFDQCDAGWLKDGSVRFPISNPRERCGGIPEAGVRSFGFPDKNTHVYGVYCYR